The Streptomonospora litoralis genome window below encodes:
- a CDS encoding CPBP family intramembrane glutamic endopeptidase gives MWAWPPAASRTDTQRDGAWAWPPPAQPRRGPEPTGVARPPAGVPYHRLARTRRHRWWMPPLAVVTAVAAILVVQLLMGMAAVVVAVVNGIQGTGDDMFAEPVANLAFQLVVIATMAPIVLGIAWLIQRRPTGTVFSVAGRLRLRWLAYCAVLTLPALICSFAVLFGLTRLTAPETAFVGEFAGGENFALAVGLIVLLVPFQASAEEIALRGFLMQSVGSLGAGPGERRGAGAVSRFLRTPVLAIVISGTVFTLLHDYFGWGLLDVAVFGIAMAWLTWFTGGLEAALGLHVLHNLVAFTISAYEGTLDRVATGGGSWQGVVSTSVEVAVYCAAVVWLARRTGVRRSVAESDGEPDTAGAAAALPEWTAQAEGGRWRQEHPGRWAPDSPADQAPDQWRYPSGDPAHRPDDPGAAAPWAAPGPQRGGQPPPPGRGGAPGPYG, from the coding sequence GTGTGGGCGTGGCCGCCGGCGGCGAGCCGGACCGATACCCAACGCGACGGGGCGTGGGCGTGGCCGCCGCCCGCCCAGCCGCGCCGCGGCCCCGAGCCGACCGGTGTCGCCCGCCCGCCGGCCGGGGTCCCCTATCACCGCCTGGCCCGCACCCGGCGCCACCGCTGGTGGATGCCGCCGCTCGCGGTCGTCACCGCCGTGGCGGCGATCCTGGTCGTGCAACTGCTGATGGGCATGGCCGCGGTCGTGGTGGCGGTGGTCAACGGCATACAGGGGACCGGCGACGACATGTTCGCCGAGCCGGTGGCCAATCTCGCCTTCCAGCTCGTCGTCATCGCGACGATGGCGCCGATCGTCCTGGGGATCGCCTGGCTGATCCAGCGCAGGCCGACGGGCACCGTGTTCTCGGTGGCCGGGCGGCTGCGGCTGCGGTGGCTGGCGTACTGCGCCGTGCTGACCCTGCCCGCCCTGATCTGCTCCTTCGCGGTGCTGTTCGGCCTGACGAGATTGACGGCTCCGGAAACCGCCTTCGTCGGCGAGTTCGCCGGCGGCGAAAACTTCGCGCTCGCCGTCGGGCTGATCGTGCTGCTCGTGCCGTTCCAGGCCTCCGCCGAGGAGATCGCGCTGCGGGGCTTTCTGATGCAGTCGGTGGGTTCGCTGGGCGCCGGGCCCGGCGAGCGCCGCGGAGCCGGTGCGGTCTCCCGGTTCCTGCGCACCCCCGTGCTGGCGATCGTCATCAGCGGAACCGTGTTCACCCTTCTGCACGACTACTTCGGCTGGGGCCTGCTGGATGTGGCGGTGTTCGGTATCGCCATGGCCTGGCTGACGTGGTTCACCGGCGGCCTGGAGGCCGCGCTGGGCCTGCACGTACTGCACAACCTGGTGGCTTTCACCATCAGCGCCTACGAGGGCACTCTCGACCGGGTCGCCACCGGAGGCGGCTCCTGGCAGGGGGTGGTCAGCACATCGGTCGAGGTCGCCGTCTACTGCGCGGCGGTGGTGTGGCTGGCCCGGCGGACGGGTGTACGCCGCAGTGTCGCCGAAAGCGACGGCGAGCCGGACACAGCGGGGGCCGCGGCCGCGCTCCCCGAGTGGACCGCCCAGGCTGAGGGCGGCCGGTGGCGCCAGGAGCACCCCGGGCGGTGGGCTCCCGACAGCCCCGCCGACCAGGCACCCGACCAGTGGCGGTATCCGTCCGGCGACCCGGCGCACCGTCCCGACGACCCCGGCGCCGCCGCGCCGTGGGCGGCGCCGGGACCGCAGCGCGGAGGGCAGCCCCCGCCGCCCGGCCGTGGCGGTGCACCCGGACCCTACGGCTAG
- the sigE gene encoding RNA polymerase sigma factor SigE yields the protein MADSDAAVDFEQWEPPSWDEVVRNHSARVYRLAYRLTGNKHDAEDLTQEVFIRVFRSLANYTPGTFEGWLHRITTNLFLDTARRKARIRFEGFSDNADDRLQGREPTPAQSFEERHFDADIQAALDDLPAEFRAPVVLCDIEGLSYEEIAATLGVKLGTVRSRIHRGRAQLRKALEHRRRLAAQEHADFGVPGGANTGIGEVE from the coding sequence GTGGCAGACTCCGACGCTGCCGTGGACTTCGAGCAGTGGGAGCCGCCGAGCTGGGACGAGGTCGTGCGCAACCACTCGGCCCGGGTGTACCGGTTGGCCTACCGGCTGACCGGCAACAAGCACGACGCGGAGGACCTCACCCAGGAGGTTTTCATCCGGGTGTTCCGGTCGCTGGCCAACTACACCCCCGGAACCTTCGAGGGCTGGCTGCACCGCATCACGACCAACCTCTTCCTCGACACGGCTCGGCGCAAGGCCCGCATCCGGTTCGAAGGGTTCTCCGACAACGCGGACGACCGCCTCCAGGGGCGCGAGCCCACACCCGCGCAATCGTTCGAGGAGCGCCACTTCGACGCCGACATCCAGGCGGCGCTCGACGACCTGCCGGCGGAGTTCCGCGCACCGGTCGTGCTGTGCGACATCGAGGGCCTGTCCTATGAGGAGATCGCCGCTACGCTGGGCGTCAAGCTCGGTACCGTGCGCAGCAGGATCCATCGGGGGCGCGCCCAGCTGCGCAAGGCCCTGGAGCACCGGCGGCGCCTGGCCGCCCAGGAGCACGCCGACTTCGGCGTCCCGGGCGGCGCGAACACGGGCATCGGGGAGGTGGAGTGA
- a CDS encoding O-methyltransferase — MASRDDTLAHTLAHIEQYAVEDATLTSARRTGQRAESSPISAAGGAALRFLAASIGARAVVEVGTGCGSSGIWLLRGMRAESVLTSVDIEPEYQELARAAYRDAGFPANRVRLILGRGLHVLPRLTDAAYDMVFVDAETAAYPAYLAEALRLLRTGGIVVFNNALEAATSSDGPLSAPEPGTAAVREAARLVRDDEELVPLLLPVGEGLLAAIREEAPRD; from the coding sequence ATCGCCAGCCGAGACGACACACTGGCCCACACTCTGGCCCACATCGAGCAGTACGCCGTCGAGGACGCCACGCTGACCTCGGCGCGCCGGACCGGGCAGCGGGCCGAGTCCTCTCCCATCAGCGCCGCGGGCGGAGCGGCGCTGCGCTTCCTGGCCGCGTCGATCGGCGCCCGCGCTGTGGTGGAGGTGGGGACCGGATGCGGCAGTTCGGGCATCTGGCTGCTGCGCGGCATGCGCGCGGAGTCCGTGCTGACCAGCGTCGACATCGAACCCGAATACCAGGAGCTGGCACGCGCCGCCTACCGCGACGCCGGCTTCCCCGCGAACCGGGTGCGGCTGATCCTGGGGCGCGGGCTGCACGTGCTGCCGCGGCTGACCGACGCGGCCTACGACATGGTCTTCGTGGACGCCGAGACCGCCGCCTATCCGGCCTACCTCGCCGAGGCGCTGCGCCTGCTGAGAACGGGCGGGATCGTGGTCTTCAACAACGCTCTGGAGGCCGCCACCAGTTCCGACGGCCCGCTGAGCGCACCCGAACCCGGCACCGCGGCGGTGCGCGAGGCCGCCCGACTCGTCCGCGACGACGAGGAGCTGGTCCCGCTGCTGCTGCCCGTCGGCGAGGGCCTCCTCGCGGCGATCCGCGAGGAGGCCCCGAGGGACTGA
- a CDS encoding S1C family serine protease — protein MVLVVVVVSAGSAGVGGVVGGSLGVQSAPEPRDRPSPQLNTELPSDAPSRAPDTVAGVAQRVSPSVVSIQDAGSTLSGNGSGFVIENDRVVTNNHVASALQAGDMEVVYSNGRTSGASVVGTRPDSDLAVLELDDPLDVQALEFGDSAQVTVGDQVIAIGAPLGLAGTVTTGIISAVDRDVSLGDDSSGQGAAISALQTDAAINPGNSGGPLVDAQGRVIGVNTAIATLGGAAGGQGGSIGLGFAIPSAEVERAVDDILGGAGASGSPQAEGAALGLVLDSEYDQGARIASDGEAGGSAVEPGGPADQAGLQPGDVIIGFDGRDVPDADTLTRLLEQYESGDRVEVVFQRDGEGRTTDVTLE, from the coding sequence GTGGTGCTCGTCGTCGTGGTGGTGTCGGCGGGCTCCGCGGGTGTCGGCGGTGTCGTCGGCGGTTCGCTGGGAGTGCAGAGCGCCCCGGAACCCCGGGACCGTCCCTCGCCGCAGTTGAACACCGAACTGCCCTCCGACGCCCCCAGCCGCGCGCCCGACACCGTCGCCGGCGTCGCCCAGCGCGTCAGTCCGAGCGTGGTCTCCATCCAGGACGCGGGCTCGACCCTCAGCGGCAACGGCTCGGGCTTCGTCATCGAGAACGACCGCGTCGTCACCAACAACCACGTGGCCTCGGCGCTGCAGGCGGGCGACATGGAGGTCGTCTACAGCAACGGCCGGACCAGCGGCGCAAGCGTGGTGGGCACCCGGCCCGACTCGGATCTGGCGGTGCTGGAGCTGGACGACCCCCTCGACGTCCAGGCACTGGAGTTCGGAGACTCCGCGCAGGTCACCGTCGGAGACCAGGTCATCGCCATCGGCGCGCCGCTGGGCCTGGCGGGCACCGTGACCACGGGCATCATCAGCGCCGTGGACCGAGACGTGAGCCTGGGCGACGACTCCTCCGGCCAAGGGGCGGCCATCAGCGCGCTGCAGACCGACGCCGCGATCAACCCCGGCAACTCCGGCGGTCCGCTGGTCGACGCGCAGGGCCGGGTGATCGGCGTCAACACCGCGATCGCCACCCTGGGCGGCGCCGCGGGCGGCCAGGGCGGCAGCATCGGCCTGGGCTTCGCCATCCCTTCGGCGGAGGTCGAGCGGGCCGTCGACGACATCCTCGGCGGCGCCGGAGCATCGGGCAGCCCGCAGGCGGAGGGTGCCGCCTTGGGCCTGGTGCTGGATTCGGAGTACGACCAGGGCGCGCGCATCGCCTCCGACGGGGAGGCCGGCGGTTCGGCCGTGGAGCCCGGCGGACCCGCCGACCAGGCCGGTCTGCAGCCGGGCGACGTCATCATCGGCTTCGACGGCCGCGACGTCCCCGACGCCGACACCCTGACCCGGCTGCTGGAGCAGTACGAATCCGGCGACCGGGTCGAGGTCGTGTTCCAGCGCGACGGCGAAGGCCGCACCACCGACGTCACGTTGGAATAG
- a CDS encoding nucleoside deaminase: protein MPAPQEDPDRFRRWLEVAAAEARSGFDEGGIPIGAALIGSGGEVLGRGRNRRVQDGDPSVHAETAAFRDAGRQRGYAGTTMVTTLSPCWYCSGLVRQFAIPRVVVGESRTFTGGHDWLAEHGVEVVVLDDPGCAAMMAEFIAQRPELWHEDIGEEPTG from the coding sequence ATGCCCGCACCCCAGGAGGACCCCGACCGGTTCCGGCGGTGGCTGGAGGTGGCCGCAGCCGAGGCGCGGTCCGGTTTCGACGAGGGCGGGATCCCCATCGGCGCCGCGCTGATCGGCAGCGGCGGCGAGGTTTTGGGCCGCGGGCGCAACCGCCGCGTCCAGGACGGCGACCCGTCGGTGCACGCCGAGACCGCGGCGTTCCGCGACGCCGGCCGCCAGCGCGGCTACGCCGGAACCACCATGGTCACCACGCTCTCGCCGTGCTGGTACTGCAGCGGGCTGGTGCGCCAGTTCGCCATCCCGCGGGTGGTCGTCGGTGAGTCGCGGACCTTCACCGGCGGCCACGACTGGCTGGCCGAGCACGGCGTAGAGGTCGTGGTGCTCGACGACCCCGGCTGCGCGGCGATGATGGCGGAGTTCATCGCCCAGCGCCCCGAACTGTGGCACGAGGACATCGGCGAGGAGCCGACGGGCTGA
- a CDS encoding sigma-E factor regulatory protein RseB domain-containing protein: MLLSLSLVVVVLLPASIPAQAGEVPAPGDDDGMGLLRRAAESVREVSFEGVQRVTAQGRGAGGTGSRLVEVVHRAGEATGYRYAGGAQPAEGLVVGQTPLLMKVDELLLDRLAANYRVTRVGEARVCGRSTDVLEVRRADGTAAGRLWIDKRTGLPLRKWVRGPSGRLVHAGEFVEFRVRRDPGPLPEHRVRARPWSDELSGAELARLRERGWHIPEQPAWDLRLIRAWAKQAEGGRIVHLAYSDGLSVVSVFVQRGRLADESEGTGTGAAKVVQGDGAAAAGQRLMWDSEGFVYTAMGQAPPGLLAAAVAGFPTAERPDFWERVLRGVEHLTAAATG; the protein is encoded by the coding sequence GTGCTGCTGTCCCTCTCGCTGGTGGTCGTGGTGCTGCTGCCGGCCTCGATCCCGGCGCAAGCGGGCGAGGTCCCGGCGCCCGGCGACGACGACGGCATGGGGCTGCTGCGCCGCGCGGCGGAGTCCGTCCGCGAAGTCTCCTTCGAAGGCGTGCAGCGGGTCACTGCGCAGGGCCGGGGAGCCGGGGGCACCGGGTCACGGCTGGTCGAGGTGGTGCACCGTGCCGGCGAGGCCACCGGCTACCGCTACGCCGGCGGCGCGCAGCCGGCCGAGGGGCTGGTGGTCGGGCAGACACCGCTGCTGATGAAGGTCGACGAACTGCTGCTGGATCGACTGGCCGCCAACTACCGGGTGACCCGTGTCGGCGAGGCCCGGGTGTGCGGGCGCTCCACGGACGTGCTGGAGGTGCGCCGCGCCGACGGCACCGCCGCGGGCCGGCTGTGGATCGACAAGCGCACCGGGCTGCCGTTGCGGAAGTGGGTCCGCGGCCCTTCGGGGCGGCTCGTGCACGCGGGCGAATTCGTCGAGTTCCGCGTGCGCCGTGACCCGGGCCCGCTGCCCGAGCACCGCGTGCGGGCGCGTCCCTGGTCCGACGAGCTTTCCGGCGCGGAGCTGGCGCGGCTGCGCGAGCGCGGCTGGCACATCCCCGAGCAGCCCGCGTGGGACCTGCGGCTGATCCGGGCCTGGGCCAAGCAGGCGGAAGGCGGCCGCATCGTGCACCTGGCCTACTCCGACGGGCTCTCGGTGGTCTCGGTCTTCGTCCAGCGCGGCAGACTGGCCGACGAATCCGAGGGAACCGGTACGGGGGCGGCGAAAGTCGTACAGGGCGACGGTGCCGCCGCAGCGGGGCAGCGCCTGATGTGGGACTCCGAGGGCTTCGTCTACACGGCGATGGGCCAGGCGCCGCCCGGCCTCCTCGCCGCGGCGGTCGCGGGGTTCCCGACCGCGGAGCGTCCGGACTTCTGGGAGCGGGTGCTGCGCGGGGTGGAGCACCTCACCGCTGCGGCGACCGGCTGA
- a CDS encoding anti-sigma factor family protein produces the protein MDHLGERLSALVDGELGHTERDRALRHLAACENCRFEAEMMRGLKRRLHGLDSPEPSTDFMGRLSSLSGASTEPPDQGPHAGGPAGPGGFGSIPPLGSSRPIGGGLPHVPGGDSALAVAEPAASSRSRSGRAGPAARAARPLSVLRPRWERTRYAVAGASVLAVALGTAFVAGGDSEAPPVVSPPVDDYAVEHAVTSRQVTVPAPEGRFPEVGTVVEATAPASGPR, from the coding sequence ATGGACCACTTGGGAGAGCGCCTGTCCGCTCTGGTCGACGGCGAGCTCGGCCACACCGAGCGCGACCGGGCGCTGCGGCACCTGGCCGCCTGCGAGAACTGCCGGTTCGAAGCCGAGATGATGCGCGGCCTGAAGCGGCGCCTGCACGGCCTCGACTCCCCCGAGCCCTCCACCGACTTCATGGGCCGCCTCTCGTCTCTCAGCGGGGCGTCCACGGAGCCTCCCGACCAGGGTCCGCACGCCGGCGGCCCCGCTGGTCCCGGCGGATTCGGCTCCATACCGCCGCTGGGCTCCAGCCGCCCCATCGGCGGCGGCCTGCCCCATGTCCCCGGCGGTGACAGCGCCCTGGCGGTGGCCGAGCCCGCCGCGAGCTCGCGGTCCCGCTCGGGCCGGGCCGGGCCGGCGGCCCGCGCCGCACGGCCGCTGTCGGTGCTGCGTCCGCGCTGGGAGCGCACGCGCTACGCGGTCGCCGGCGCCTCGGTGCTGGCCGTCGCACTGGGCACGGCTTTCGTCGCCGGCGGCGACTCCGAGGCCCCGCCGGTGGTCAGCCCACCGGTCGACGACTACGCAGTCGAGCACGCGGTGACCTCGCGCCAGGTCACCGTGCCCGCTCCCGAAGGCCGGTTCCCGGAGGTCGGCACCGTGGTGGAGGCCACCGCGCCGGCGTCCGGGCCGCGGTGA
- a CDS encoding Mrp/NBP35 family ATP-binding protein, with product MSSTPTTEQVNAALATVQDPEIHRPITDLDMVKSVEIAEGGVVHVGIYLTVAGCPMKGRIESDVTNAVSKVDGVTRVTVELDVMSDEQRKALQSKLRGGQAEKEIPFAKPSSLTKVYAVASGKGGVGKSSVTVNLAAAMAEAGHKVGVVDADIYGHSVPRMLGISAHPTKVEDMILPPVAHDIKVISVGMFTQGNQPVVWRGPMLHRALQQFLSDVFWGDLDVLLMDLPPGTGDIAISVAQLLPGAEILVVTTPQQAAAEVAERAGAISAQTHQRVAGVIENMSYYVAPGSDERTYLFGEGGGQVVADGLTKALGAQVPLLGQVPLDMRLREGGDEGQPLVLSEPNTEVSQILGGIAGNLVGKPRGLSGMQLGISPVSG from the coding sequence ATGTCCTCCACACCCACCACCGAGCAGGTGAACGCGGCTCTGGCGACCGTCCAGGACCCCGAGATCCACCGCCCCATCACCGATCTCGACATGGTCAAAAGCGTCGAGATCGCCGAGGGCGGTGTCGTGCATGTCGGCATCTACCTCACGGTGGCCGGTTGCCCGATGAAGGGACGGATCGAGAGCGACGTCACCAACGCCGTCTCCAAGGTCGACGGCGTCACCCGGGTGACCGTCGAACTCGACGTCATGAGCGACGAACAGCGCAAGGCCCTCCAATCCAAGCTGCGCGGCGGGCAGGCCGAGAAGGAGATCCCCTTCGCCAAGCCCAGCTCGCTGACCAAGGTCTACGCGGTGGCCTCCGGCAAGGGCGGCGTCGGCAAATCGTCGGTGACCGTGAACCTCGCCGCGGCGATGGCCGAGGCCGGGCACAAGGTCGGCGTGGTCGACGCCGACATCTACGGGCACTCCGTGCCGCGGATGCTGGGGATCTCGGCCCACCCCACCAAGGTCGAGGACATGATCCTGCCGCCCGTGGCCCACGACATCAAGGTCATCTCGGTAGGCATGTTCACCCAGGGCAACCAGCCCGTGGTGTGGCGCGGCCCGATGCTGCACCGCGCGCTGCAGCAGTTCCTCTCCGACGTTTTCTGGGGCGACCTCGACGTGCTCCTGATGGACCTGCCTCCCGGAACGGGCGATATCGCCATCTCGGTCGCCCAGCTGCTGCCCGGCGCCGAGATCCTGGTGGTGACCACACCGCAGCAGGCCGCCGCCGAGGTCGCCGAGCGGGCCGGGGCCATCTCCGCGCAGACCCACCAGCGGGTCGCCGGCGTCATCGAGAACATGTCCTACTACGTCGCGCCCGGCAGCGACGAGCGCACCTACCTCTTCGGCGAGGGCGGCGGCCAGGTCGTCGCCGACGGCCTGACCAAGGCCCTGGGTGCGCAGGTGCCCCTGCTGGGCCAGGTGCCGCTGGACATGCGGCTGCGCGAGGGCGGCGACGAGGGCCAGCCGCTCGTGCTCAGCGAGCCCAACACCGAGGTTTCCCAGATCCTCGGCGGCATCGCCGGCAACCTCGTCGGCAAGCCGCGCGGGCTCTCGGGCATGCAGCTCGGCATCAGCCCCGTCAGCGGGTAG